A DNA window from Nitrospira sp. contains the following coding sequences:
- a CDS encoding hypothetical protein (Evidence 4 : Unknown function but conserved in other organisms; MaGe:77307492), whose translation MRIKKKIPKPSAKRPPLYFIGYRGTVPGLDEIAAWYDREYGGPLAIHPEAGAPESWQANHGPWSAHVVMPLPATHTGDIMKNLAWEHDQMGAIAPTLMPNRDMPDLVLFAARLARGLTLLTQGTAYDVTTQAYVNPADWQSRTMASFLADDHVAIVHDDQVKPDQIWCHTMGLTKFGLDEIETFYNKGLPESPAKSLLTEAAMELLRIGQSPKVGAAFRLPLLGRTIRIVNYRTAAPAGRMIGFRELRDS comes from the coding sequence ATGCGCATCAAGAAGAAGATCCCGAAGCCGTCGGCTAAACGCCCGCCGCTCTACTTCATTGGATATCGAGGCACCGTGCCGGGGCTCGATGAAATCGCGGCCTGGTACGATCGCGAATACGGCGGCCCGCTCGCGATTCACCCCGAAGCCGGAGCGCCAGAGTCCTGGCAGGCTAACCACGGTCCCTGGTCTGCTCATGTCGTGATGCCGTTGCCTGCCACACACACCGGCGACATCATGAAGAACCTGGCCTGGGAACACGATCAGATGGGGGCTATCGCCCCCACGCTCATGCCCAATCGGGACATGCCCGACCTCGTCTTATTCGCGGCCCGTCTTGCGCGGGGCCTCACCCTGCTGACCCAAGGCACCGCCTATGACGTCACCACGCAAGCCTACGTGAACCCCGCCGATTGGCAGAGCCGGACAATGGCCAGCTTTCTGGCCGACGACCATGTCGCCATCGTGCATGACGACCAAGTTAAACCGGATCAGATTTGGTGCCATACGATGGGCCTGACCAAGTTCGGCCTGGATGAGATTGAAACCTTCTACAACAAAGGACTTCCGGAAAGCCCGGCCAAGAGTTTGCTGACCGAGGCCGCCATGGAATTGCTCCGCATCGGGCAGTCCCCCAAAGTGGGCGCCGCCTTCCGCCTCCCGCTGCTGGGCCGGACGATCCGGATCGTCAATTACCGCACCGCCGCCCCTGCCGGACGAATG